One Octopus sinensis linkage group LG11, ASM634580v1, whole genome shotgun sequence genomic window carries:
- the LOC115217338 gene encoding major egg antigen isoform X1 yields the protein MSGPTYKHITVFREVPTARDENRSAMAHYRTEVHIPVKKDSLTFEDRQRKAWNSIETQVTEKRSQWEKDFQKMKEDFFTLTPTDATSVDKFSKVEGFRSLYEVDSQGIRKLKICFDVSDFSPEEIQVKIQDNRIVIHGKNEEKKGNSTFSREYSRQIDIPWDVDQDKITCVVSKDGILTVEGPTHQQSPFKEATFLPIKCENVPSISHKTSVQNPIITEPDGSRKLQLQVDIGEFKPEEVVVKTMDRKLVVSARHEEKREGRTMHKEFNKEYELPESVDPMSVNAFLAEDGKLTIEAPLKPLPRQSYAVTQSSDVKKVVVTKESQFTITDSANRPMVTISVHPR from the exons ATGTCCGGTCCGACGTACAAGCATATTACG GTATTCAGGGAGGTACCAACAGCCAGAGACGAAAACAGAAGCGCCATGGCTCACTATCGCACTGAAGTTCATATTCCAGTAAAAAAAGATAGTTTAACTTTTGAGGACCGCCAAAGGAAAGCGTGGAATAGTATAGAAACCCAGGTAACCGAAAAACGCTCTCAATGGGAGaaagattttcagaaaatgaaagaagacttCTTCACCTTAACTCCGACTGATGCGACAAGCGTAGATAAGTTCTCCAAGGTTGAAGGATTCAGGAGTCTGTACGAAGTCGACAGTCAAGGTATCAGGAAACTGAAAATTTGCTTTGACGTCTCTGACTTCAGTCCTGAGGAAATACAAGTCAAAATTCAAGACAACAGAATTGTAATTCatggaaaaaatgaagaaaagaaaggtaATTCCACATTCAGTCGTGAATACAGTCGACAGATAGATATTCCTTGGGATGTTGATCAAGATAAAATAACCTGCGTCGTCAGTAAAGACGGTATTCTTACAGTGGAAGGACCGACACATCAGCAATCTCCTTTTAAGGAAGCAACGTTTCTaccaataaaatgtgaaaatgttcCCAGCATATCGCACAAGACATCCGTGCAGAACCCAATAATTACAGAACCAGACGGTTCCAGGAAACTGCAGCTTCAAGTAGACATTGGCGAATTCAAACCAGAAGAGGTAGTTGTTAAAACCATGGACCGGAAATTAGTCGTTTCAGCTCGtcatgaagagaagagagaaggaaggaccATGCATAAAGAATTCAACAAAGAATACGAACTACCAGAATCTGTGGATCCAATGAGTGTTAATGCTTTTCTGGCTGAAGATGGCAAACTCACGATAGAAGCACCACTAAAACCCTTACCCCGCCAATCCTACGCCGTAACACAAAGTTCTGATGTTAAGAAAGTTGTTGTGACCAAAGAATCTCAGTTTACCATAACTGACAGTGCCAACCGTCCAATGGTTACCATTAGTGTACATCCACGTTGA
- the LOC115217338 gene encoding major egg antigen isoform X2, translating into MAHYRTEVHIPVKKDSLTFEDRQRKAWNSIETQVTEKRSQWEKDFQKMKEDFFTLTPTDATSVDKFSKVEGFRSLYEVDSQGIRKLKICFDVSDFSPEEIQVKIQDNRIVIHGKNEEKKGNSTFSREYSRQIDIPWDVDQDKITCVVSKDGILTVEGPTHQQSPFKEATFLPIKCENVPSISHKTSVQNPIITEPDGSRKLQLQVDIGEFKPEEVVVKTMDRKLVVSARHEEKREGRTMHKEFNKEYELPESVDPMSVNAFLAEDGKLTIEAPLKPLPRQSYAVTQSSDVKKVVVTKESQFTITDSANRPMVTISVHPR; encoded by the coding sequence ATGGCTCACTATCGCACTGAAGTTCATATTCCAGTAAAAAAAGATAGTTTAACTTTTGAGGACCGCCAAAGGAAAGCGTGGAATAGTATAGAAACCCAGGTAACCGAAAAACGCTCTCAATGGGAGaaagattttcagaaaatgaaagaagacttCTTCACCTTAACTCCGACTGATGCGACAAGCGTAGATAAGTTCTCCAAGGTTGAAGGATTCAGGAGTCTGTACGAAGTCGACAGTCAAGGTATCAGGAAACTGAAAATTTGCTTTGACGTCTCTGACTTCAGTCCTGAGGAAATACAAGTCAAAATTCAAGACAACAGAATTGTAATTCatggaaaaaatgaagaaaagaaaggtaATTCCACATTCAGTCGTGAATACAGTCGACAGATAGATATTCCTTGGGATGTTGATCAAGATAAAATAACCTGCGTCGTCAGTAAAGACGGTATTCTTACAGTGGAAGGACCGACACATCAGCAATCTCCTTTTAAGGAAGCAACGTTTCTaccaataaaatgtgaaaatgttcCCAGCATATCGCACAAGACATCCGTGCAGAACCCAATAATTACAGAACCAGACGGTTCCAGGAAACTGCAGCTTCAAGTAGACATTGGCGAATTCAAACCAGAAGAGGTAGTTGTTAAAACCATGGACCGGAAATTAGTCGTTTCAGCTCGtcatgaagagaagagagaaggaaggaccATGCATAAAGAATTCAACAAAGAATACGAACTACCAGAATCTGTGGATCCAATGAGTGTTAATGCTTTTCTGGCTGAAGATGGCAAACTCACGATAGAAGCACCACTAAAACCCTTACCCCGCCAATCCTACGCCGTAACACAAAGTTCTGATGTTAAGAAAGTTGTTGTGACCAAAGAATCTCAGTTTACCATAACTGACAGTGCCAACCGTCCAATGGTTACCATTAGTGTACATCCACGTTGA